From a region of the Pseudanabaena sp. ABRG5-3 genome:
- a CDS encoding pyridoxal-phosphate-dependent aminotransferase family protein: protein MEDKLMLMIPGPTPVPEQALLALAKAPIGHRSGDFSKIMADVTAKLKWLHQTTNDVLILTASGTGAMEAGIINFLSKGDRVLVGDNGKFGERWVEVCQAYGVNAEVIKAEWGKPLNPEDFRVKLEADTNKEIKAVIITHSETSTGVLNDLAAINRHVKAHEKALIIVDAVTSLGAINIPIDELGLDVVGSGSQKGYMIPPGLGFVAVSPKAWEAYKTANLPKFYLDLGKARKDAAKNSTPFTTSVNMVMALQASLEIMQREGLENIFARHLRHRDATRAAVKALNLGLLAPDDAASHSITAVVPPEGLEAEKIRATIKKKFDIVMAGGQDHLNGKIFRIGHLGFVGDRDILTAIAALEASISALGYTNFTSGAGVKAAIEVLS, encoded by the coding sequence ATGGAAGATAAGTTAATGTTAATGATCCCAGGTCCAACACCTGTGCCTGAACAGGCACTGTTGGCTCTGGCAAAGGCTCCCATCGGACACCGTAGCGGCGATTTTAGCAAGATCATGGCAGATGTGACTGCCAAGCTTAAATGGCTACACCAAACAACTAATGATGTATTAATCCTCACCGCTAGCGGAACTGGTGCGATGGAAGCAGGCATCATTAACTTTTTAAGCAAAGGCGATCGCGTCCTTGTTGGTGATAATGGCAAGTTTGGCGAACGCTGGGTCGAAGTCTGTCAAGCCTATGGCGTAAATGCGGAAGTTATCAAAGCTGAGTGGGGTAAACCGCTAAATCCTGAAGATTTCCGTGTCAAGCTAGAGGCTGATACCAATAAAGAAATCAAAGCCGTAATCATTACCCATAGTGAAACCTCGACAGGCGTACTTAATGATCTTGCTGCCATCAATCGCCATGTCAAAGCCCATGAAAAGGCTTTAATTATTGTCGATGCGGTGACTAGCTTGGGTGCGATTAATATTCCTATCGACGAACTCGGTTTAGATGTAGTCGGCTCTGGTTCGCAAAAGGGTTATATGATTCCCCCTGGATTGGGATTTGTGGCTGTTAGTCCCAAGGCATGGGAGGCTTATAAAACCGCCAACCTACCTAAGTTCTATCTAGATTTGGGCAAAGCGCGTAAGGATGCTGCGAAAAACTCCACCCCTTTCACAACTTCAGTGAATATGGTCATGGCTTTGCAGGCTTCCTTAGAAATCATGCAAAGAGAAGGTTTGGAAAATATCTTTGCCCGTCACTTGCGCCATCGTGATGCGACTCGTGCAGCAGTCAAAGCGCTAAATCTAGGGCTATTAGCTCCCGATGATGCTGCTAGTCATTCGATTACAGCCGTAGTTCCTCCCGAAGGATTAGAAGCAGAAAAGATTCGCGCCACAATCAAGAAGAAGTTTGATATTGTCATGGCTGGTGGTCAAGATCACCTCAATGGCAAGATCTTCCGCATTGGGCATTTAGGCTTTGTTGGTGATCGCGATATTCTCACTGCAATTGCGGCTCTCGAAGCATCGATTTCGGCGCTTGGTTACACCAATTTCACCTCTGGTGCTGGTGTAAAGGCTGCGATCGAGGTTCTCAGCTAA